Proteins co-encoded in one Nonlabens agnitus genomic window:
- a CDS encoding zincin-like metallopeptidase domain-containing protein produces MNLIEQFNAFDGQKVSREDLETFSIKALNAGLIVVPNRVIEVLENDPDVKYFRIAIDEPVTMTQEMDYVDFEIEGMAALYPNADLVKIDDTESPGMGKAVSPEDIYNYITETVINTIQEVGHLPWQKNWNSSSLSAGDVATNFVSKKPYRGINFFMLNYEIVPSEKDPSKYLMVPKIWNIPYFLTFKQIEKLKGKLKKGSSGHRVIYFTMLYSFSQKEMNGFPALDFSTYSQEKMKGWLKKNRSKINNFGQKGSTIEELSNNYIPILKYYNVFNGEDIEGIDFGGYEGNDNADKPLVERMEIGEAIVDSYPNPPEIRYEGDQPAYFKQTDTVLQTPIEAWKDKEEYYSTLFHELVHSTGHNSRLKRGSLYRDNVDSSLQKFLKKKEELTAEMGAVFLSAESGILFNIIDNSAKYLKSWNQGLVTLMKEDNKLFFRAASAAQAAADHILDRDKNGDPAYFKKLSKSEKIKKAKDSENVSVEKSESIDVKKEPSKLSDVELQKVIDVYKSDILWNDDINQYMKKVAVEFKKRKVAKDKLYKEIFETDEKPKSSPKKPIANKSRKASSKTSKTTRPKVVQKSRTAKKTKAKKSSDPKPVSIDDNGQYGMLGQPVVSESVQEPVIQQPIINQVQEISETTSQVPVKAVARAATGTNSKSLRHSGPSNPLFPLVGATSQFLGKLERKPQGSIIVALDAKQGAGKTTTGWKWLNDFASAGNQCLFASLEEHPTSNLFQEKIDKYIDPSNEGRIAVADHFENLKDFQDQVNAADFILIDSWQKLEKMIKDLDYDDQVRNGFDGKVFVIIFQQTTTGRTKGGADKVFDADIVVKGYPGESFDQNYFIAEKNRYTLIDTSTNAYNVAGHYTYDPTLEESDDIIDFTRSEKVYG; encoded by the coding sequence ATGAACTTGATAGAGCAATTTAACGCATTTGATGGCCAAAAGGTGAGCCGTGAAGATCTAGAGACATTCTCAATTAAGGCGCTCAACGCTGGATTGATTGTTGTTCCTAATAGAGTTATTGAGGTATTAGAAAATGATCCTGATGTAAAGTATTTCCGTATCGCGATCGATGAGCCGGTTACCATGACCCAAGAAATGGATTATGTGGATTTTGAAATTGAAGGCATGGCCGCGCTCTATCCTAATGCTGATCTAGTCAAAATTGATGATACAGAAAGCCCAGGAATGGGAAAAGCGGTATCACCAGAAGACATTTACAACTATATAACTGAAACGGTAATTAATACGATTCAGGAAGTAGGTCATCTACCCTGGCAAAAGAACTGGAATTCGTCTAGCTTATCCGCTGGTGACGTGGCCACAAACTTTGTCTCTAAAAAGCCTTACCGTGGCATCAACTTTTTCATGCTAAACTATGAGATTGTTCCAAGTGAAAAAGATCCTAGTAAATATTTGATGGTACCTAAAATATGGAATATTCCCTATTTCCTGACATTCAAGCAAATTGAAAAACTCAAAGGGAAACTAAAAAAGGGATCTAGCGGCCACCGTGTCATTTACTTCACCATGCTATACTCATTTTCACAAAAGGAAATGAATGGTTTTCCTGCACTGGATTTCTCAACCTACTCTCAAGAAAAGATGAAAGGATGGTTGAAAAAGAACAGATCCAAGATTAATAATTTCGGCCAAAAAGGAAGTACAATTGAAGAACTATCCAACAACTATATTCCCATTTTGAAATACTACAATGTTTTCAACGGTGAAGACATTGAAGGAATAGACTTTGGCGGTTATGAAGGAAATGACAATGCTGACAAGCCTCTAGTTGAGCGTATGGAGATTGGAGAAGCTATTGTTGATAGCTATCCTAACCCACCAGAAATTAGATATGAAGGTGATCAACCAGCTTATTTCAAACAAACCGATACCGTACTACAAACGCCTATAGAGGCGTGGAAGGATAAAGAAGAATACTACTCTACTCTATTTCATGAATTAGTGCATAGTACGGGTCACAATTCAAGGCTTAAAAGAGGTTCGCTATATCGTGATAATGTTGATAGTTCATTACAGAAATTCCTTAAAAAGAAAGAAGAATTGACTGCTGAAATGGGCGCAGTTTTTCTAAGTGCAGAAAGTGGAATTTTATTCAATATTATTGACAATAGCGCAAAGTATCTCAAATCATGGAATCAAGGTCTAGTCACTTTGATGAAAGAAGATAATAAGTTGTTTTTTAGAGCAGCTAGCGCGGCACAAGCTGCAGCAGATCATATTTTAGATCGCGATAAAAATGGAGATCCTGCCTATTTCAAAAAACTGAGCAAATCAGAAAAAATTAAAAAGGCTAAGGATTCTGAAAATGTGTCAGTTGAAAAAAGTGAGTCAATTGATGTGAAAAAGGAACCTTCAAAACTTTCTGATGTTGAGCTTCAAAAAGTTATCGATGTTTATAAGAGCGATATTCTTTGGAACGACGACATCAATCAATACATGAAAAAGGTTGCTGTTGAGTTCAAAAAAAGAAAAGTTGCTAAGGATAAATTGTATAAAGAAATTTTTGAAACAGATGAAAAACCTAAGTCAAGTCCTAAAAAGCCTATCGCTAATAAATCACGCAAGGCATCTAGCAAAACGTCAAAGACTACAAGACCAAAGGTTGTACAAAAAAGCAGAACGGCTAAGAAAACGAAAGCTAAAAAATCTTCCGACCCTAAACCTGTAAGTATAGACGATAACGGACAATATGGTATGCTGGGCCAGCCGGTTGTAAGTGAATCAGTTCAGGAACCTGTTATTCAACAACCCATAATTAATCAAGTACAAGAAATTAGCGAGACTACCTCGCAGGTACCAGTTAAGGCCGTTGCGAGGGCGGCCACTGGTACTAATTCTAAGTCCTTGAGACATTCTGGACCGTCTAATCCTTTATTTCCCTTAGTTGGTGCTACTAGTCAGTTCTTAGGAAAACTAGAACGTAAACCACAAGGATCCATCATAGTTGCACTTGATGCAAAGCAAGGAGCAGGAAAAACTACCACTGGATGGAAATGGCTCAATGATTTTGCAAGTGCTGGTAATCAGTGTTTGTTTGCCAGTCTCGAAGAGCATCCTACCAGCAACCTGTTTCAAGAGAAAATTGATAAGTATATAGACCCTTCAAATGAAGGTAGGATTGCAGTTGCAGATCATTTTGAAAATTTGAAGGATTTTCAAGATCAAGTGAACGCTGCAGATTTTATATTGATAGACAGCTGGCAGAAATTGGAAAAAATGATCAAAGATCTTGATTATGATGACCAGGTAAGGAATGGATTTGACGGTAAGGTATTTGTGATCATTTTCCAACAAACTACAACTGGTAGAACGAAAGGTGGTGCAGACAAAGTATTTGATGCTGATATCGTTGTAAAAGGCTATCCAGGTGAATCATTTGACCAGAATTACTTCATAGCTGAAAAGAATAGATACACTTTGATTGATACTTCAACTAATGCGTACAACGTGGCAGGTCATTATACATACGATCCTACTTTAGAAGAATCTGATGATATTATTGATTTTACTCGTAGTGAAAAAGTATATGGATAG
- a CDS encoding glycoside hydrolase family 19 protein, with protein MNQKAIYTIAGIAAGSLLLMSATSVKNSALYKKSLAGMESLARSQGITLTKEQKDNLALIIAANNKHNPKDNGSQLAYIIATAWHESKLMPVREGTRSSPLTDAQARAYVNRQGYDYARVLNGHVYYGRGFVQLTWLENYIKMGLRLGYDLENNPDLAMNPKIAAEILVVGMLEGIFTGKKLGNYVGNYDYNDFYQARRVVNHLDRASLIQDYTIEIINGSMAA; from the coding sequence ATGAATCAAAAAGCGATCTATACCATTGCTGGAATTGCCGCTGGTAGCCTCTTACTCATGAGCGCCACCAGCGTTAAAAACAGTGCGCTTTATAAAAAGTCGCTAGCTGGTATGGAATCACTTGCCCGTAGTCAAGGCATTACGTTGACTAAAGAGCAAAAGGATAATCTGGCGTTGATTATCGCGGCTAACAATAAGCACAACCCAAAGGATAATGGGTCGCAGTTGGCGTATATCATAGCAACGGCATGGCATGAAAGTAAGTTGATGCCCGTGCGAGAAGGAACTAGAAGTTCACCACTCACAGATGCTCAAGCAAGGGCCTATGTAAATCGTCAAGGTTATGATTATGCCAGGGTTCTAAATGGCCACGTTTACTACGGGCGTGGTTTTGTTCAATTGACCTGGCTTGAGAATTACATAAAAATGGGATTAAGACTAGGTTATGATCTTGAGAACAATCCAGACCTAGCAATGAATCCTAAAATAGCAGCCGAAATATTAGTAGTCGGTATGCTCGAGGGAATTTTCACCGGTAAAAAACTAGGTAATTACGTTGGTAATTATGATTACAATGATTTCTACCAGGCACGTCGTGTGGTAAATCATTTGGATCGTGCTTCACTTATTCAGGATTACACAATAGAAATAATTAATGGCTCCATGGCCGCATAG
- a CDS encoding TIGR02594 family protein has translation MNRAIDIALQDYGLKEVPGANHEQKIIQMFKDAGHSWVQDDETAWCSAFVNSVHHKACLPLSRKLNAISWLEIGEPVTDPVVGDVVVFWRKFKGSGYGHVGFYINETDTHIRVLGGNQSNEVNIALYPKDRLEGYRRFKQIEE, from the coding sequence ATGAATAGAGCCATTGATATAGCATTACAGGATTACGGCCTTAAAGAGGTGCCAGGTGCAAACCATGAGCAAAAGATCATTCAAATGTTCAAAGATGCCGGCCACAGCTGGGTGCAGGATGATGAAACGGCATGGTGTAGCGCATTTGTAAACAGCGTGCATCACAAGGCCTGTTTACCGCTTTCGCGAAAGCTAAATGCAATAAGCTGGCTGGAAATAGGCGAGCCGGTTACAGATCCAGTCGTGGGCGACGTGGTAGTGTTCTGGCGCAAGTTTAAAGGCAGCGGTTATGGCCATGTAGGTTTTTATATCAATGAGACTGACACGCACATAAGAGTATTGGGCGGCAACCAGTCCAACGAGGTCAACATAGCATTATACCCAAAGGATCGACTAGAGGGATATCGCAGGTTTAAGCAAATAGAGGAATGA
- a CDS encoding carboxypeptidase-like regulatory domain-containing protein produces the protein MDTRQIAYISGFDDSLSMDGLKYRNDLNLENSLMAQSGNYQLPTNDFVVEYRLPVQPVYNIDTVPLENHVVEHRLPIEKPLQDVLLDKPLTIKPTYQPLVSHVESPIKQPMMTITAPKIKITGRIVDAFGSPIPKAHIYVDSKTGTVSDNSGRFTLYNVPQDALVEISHIGYTTELRDASSNMGDIVLDVSFEQLEPIELTNEKPVITSSPSKPINWKLYGLIGIGAIAIGLFIYSQPKVKNVSM, from the coding sequence ATGGACACAAGACAAATAGCATACATAAGTGGTTTTGACGATTCATTATCCATGGACGGGTTGAAATACCGCAATGATCTTAATCTAGAGAATAGTTTGATGGCTCAATCTGGAAACTATCAATTGCCTACCAATGATTTTGTAGTAGAATATCGATTACCAGTTCAACCAGTTTATAACATTGACACGGTTCCTTTAGAAAATCATGTAGTTGAGCATCGCCTACCTATTGAAAAACCTTTACAAGATGTATTGCTTGATAAGCCATTAACTATAAAACCTACTTATCAACCGCTAGTGAGCCATGTTGAATCACCAATCAAACAACCTATGATGACGATAACTGCACCTAAAATAAAAATCACTGGACGTATTGTTGATGCTTTTGGATCACCTATACCTAAAGCCCATATCTACGTTGATTCTAAGACAGGTACCGTTTCTGATAATTCAGGACGTTTTACACTGTACAACGTACCTCAAGATGCATTGGTAGAGATTAGTCACATAGGCTACACAACTGAGTTGAGAGATGCAAGCTCAAATATGGGCGATATCGTTCTTGATGTTTCATTTGAACAATTAGAACCCATTGAATTGACAAATGAAAAGCCAGTGATTACTTCTTCACCTTCTAAGCCTATCAACTGGAAACTTTATGGATTAATTGGAATAGGTGCCATTGCCATAGGTCTATTCATTTATTCTCAACCTAAGGTCAAAAACGTCTCAATGTAA
- a CDS encoding ImmA/IrrE family metallo-endopeptidase: protein MADKAYITSEILKWARESANISVIDAAKKVPVSPERYLSWENGDDFPTIRQAQILSKSFRRPFSLLFLPEIPKDFQPLQDYRRNDAQELDTASLFIIRDVQEKQNWISELFEEIGEDKLPFVGKYSINDNPEIVAKDILDTLKINPGNYQKAPINVWIEKAETAGIFITRASYLHSRLVLDRDLIQGFAIADSFAPFVFVNSKNWNAPQLFTLVHELAHIWIAKSGISNEVDFDFSDKPKSKFHPVEMFCNQVAANSLMPRELMIQLGADSFDSNDLILKQAKQFGISSFALLVRALNLNLISQPQYKILKQSAQDQFEKFLEKEKIKKEKQRAREGGPDTYLLRLNKNSKLFTRIVMDSFNNGSLSPTIASNLLNTQINKFQKFEKLLA from the coding sequence ATGGCTGATAAAGCATACATAACATCCGAGATTTTAAAATGGGCTAGAGAGTCCGCTAATATCTCCGTTATAGATGCTGCAAAAAAAGTCCCTGTATCTCCTGAAAGGTACTTGTCTTGGGAAAATGGTGACGACTTTCCAACAATTAGACAAGCTCAGATCTTATCAAAAAGCTTTAGGAGACCATTTTCGCTTTTGTTTTTACCAGAAATACCAAAGGACTTTCAGCCTCTACAAGACTATCGAAGAAATGATGCGCAAGAGTTGGATACGGCGTCATTATTCATAATTCGTGATGTACAAGAAAAGCAGAATTGGATAAGTGAATTATTCGAAGAAATTGGTGAAGACAAACTTCCTTTTGTCGGGAAATATTCTATTAATGATAATCCAGAAATTGTTGCTAAGGATATATTGGACACCTTAAAAATTAATCCTGGTAATTATCAAAAAGCACCGATAAATGTCTGGATTGAAAAGGCTGAGACTGCAGGTATATTCATAACCCGCGCTAGTTACCTGCATTCGCGTTTAGTTCTAGATAGAGACTTAATTCAAGGTTTTGCGATTGCTGATAGTTTTGCCCCTTTTGTATTTGTGAACTCAAAAAATTGGAATGCTCCTCAATTGTTTACATTGGTTCACGAGTTAGCACATATATGGATAGCTAAATCCGGTATATCAAACGAGGTTGATTTCGATTTTTCAGATAAGCCAAAATCAAAATTTCATCCTGTAGAAATGTTTTGCAATCAAGTTGCAGCTAATTCGCTAATGCCTAGGGAGCTAATGATCCAGTTAGGTGCGGATTCATTTGATTCTAATGACTTGATTTTGAAACAAGCAAAACAATTTGGTATAAGTTCTTTTGCCTTGTTGGTTCGAGCTTTAAACTTAAATTTAATCTCTCAACCTCAATATAAGATTTTGAAACAAAGTGCTCAAGACCAATTTGAGAAGTTTTTGGAGAAGGAAAAGATTAAAAAAGAAAAGCAAAGAGCAAGAGAGGGAGGGCCAGATACTTATCTCCTACGCCTAAATAAAAACAGTAAATTGTTCACGAGAATTGTAATGGACTCTTTCAATAATGGCTCATTGTCGCCAACTATTGCTAGTAATCTTCTTAACACGCAGATTAATAAATTCCAAAAATTTGAAAAACTGCTTGCCTAA
- a CDS encoding DUF4411 family protein: MFEDEKVVYCIDANILIQAWQKYYSPEICPSYWEILNDLGRKGIIFIPQLVYEEIGKGEDNLFDWLKNSDIPIKKIDEEVTSCLKSIYASDSSHKYLVSSNGIHSLADPWVIAHAIKENATVVTKEIKDQFKKPTKIKIPHVCDNMNVKWIDDFEFIRNLNIKFICKPE, translated from the coding sequence ATGTTTGAAGATGAAAAAGTAGTGTATTGTATTGATGCAAATATTCTGATTCAAGCTTGGCAAAAATATTACTCACCAGAAATTTGTCCATCTTATTGGGAGATTTTGAATGACTTAGGTAGAAAAGGTATAATCTTTATTCCCCAATTAGTCTATGAAGAAATTGGGAAAGGTGAAGACAATCTATTTGACTGGCTAAAAAATAGTGATATTCCAATCAAAAAAATTGACGAAGAGGTTACTAGCTGTTTAAAATCAATTTATGCCTCTGATTCTAGTCATAAATATCTCGTTTCCAGCAACGGTATTCACTCATTAGCTGACCCTTGGGTTATTGCTCACGCGATCAAGGAGAATGCAACGGTAGTCACAAAGGAAATTAAGGACCAATTTAAAAAACCAACTAAAATTAAAATCCCTCATGTTTGCGATAATATGAATGTTAAGTGGATAGATGATTTTGAATTCATAAGGAATTTGAACATTAAATTCATATGTAAACCTGAGTAA
- a CDS encoding DUF1508 domain-containing protein yields the protein MAGKYLFKVWQNGNNKKYYWNAKSTNNGEIVASSSQGFASKQSAIRNAGLSGFKP from the coding sequence ATGGCTGGTAAATATCTTTTCAAAGTTTGGCAGAACGGGAATAACAAAAAATATTATTGGAATGCCAAGTCAACTAACAATGGTGAAATTGTGGCCTCATCCAGTCAAGGCTTTGCTTCAAAACAAAGTGCGATCAGGAATGCTGGATTAAGTGGATTTAAACCCTGA
- a CDS encoding DNA cytosine methyltransferase, which yields MIQQPFTAASLFTGLGGFDIAADEMDWETLFQCEIDPFCRQILNHYWPNATLYNDITTTDFRFWRHKVDILTGGFPCQPFSLAGNRKGTTDDRHLWPQMRRAIKEIMPPWVIAENVAGITSMVFPTGKTQVETQHRTGGKDHYRSVERETVINRICKDFEEMGYEVTPFIIPAAGVNAPHKRDRCWFIAYSNDGFCKRANYKLRTRRPAAYRRSTVTTYSSNTRLEAMRQRPKQTNRFEFTSYTNNNWPRRLQNTSSKARAFQGHDLPRGKRRISNGKRIVTNAINHGSPYRCKKASRTQHGSKSRRLQQLEGKGSRNVANPNGQRFQKYNLTTITSQKARQHCRTHYKNGSNNWRDFPTESPICGRNDGIPDGLDGITFSKWRRETIKGYGNAVVPLEVLELFKMIEEINNLKL from the coding sequence ATGATCCAGCAACCATTTACGGCAGCATCACTATTCACTGGATTAGGTGGTTTTGATATTGCTGCAGATGAAATGGATTGGGAAACATTATTTCAATGTGAAATAGATCCTTTTTGTCGTCAAATATTAAATCATTACTGGCCTAACGCAACACTTTACAATGACATCACAACAACAGACTTTAGATTTTGGAGACACAAGGTCGACATTCTTACAGGTGGTTTCCCGTGCCAACCATTCAGCCTTGCAGGAAACAGAAAAGGAACGACAGATGACCGTCACCTCTGGCCGCAAATGCGCCGCGCTATTAAAGAAATCATGCCGCCATGGGTTATTGCAGAAAATGTTGCTGGAATCACCAGTATGGTTTTCCCAACGGGTAAAACTCAAGTGGAAACCCAGCACCGTACTGGCGGCAAAGACCATTATAGATCAGTGGAACGAGAAACCGTCATCAACAGAATTTGTAAAGATTTTGAAGAAATGGGATACGAGGTCACACCGTTTATTATACCGGCTGCAGGTGTCAACGCACCGCACAAAAGAGATCGATGCTGGTTTATTGCCTACAGTAACGACGGATTCTGCAAACGAGCGAACTATAAACTACGCACAAGGCGGCCAGCCGCTTACCGTCGCAGCACAGTTACTACCTACAGTTCAAACACAAGGCTTGAAGCAATGCGACAAAGGCCAAAGCAAACCAATCGATTTGAGTTTACTTCCTACACCAACAACAACTGGCCAAGAAGGTTACAAAACACGAGCAGCAAGGCAAGGGCATTCCAAGGCCATGACTTACCTCGAGGCAAACGTAGAATATCAAATGGGAAAAGGATTGTTACCAACGCCATCAACCATGGATCACCGTACAGATGTAAGAAAGCCAGCAGAACGCAGCACGGCAGCAAATCAAGGAGGTTGCAGCAACTTGAGGGAAAAGGTTCACGAAATGTGGCCAACCCCAACGGTCAACGATTTCAAAAATATAACCTTACCACCATCACAAGCCAAAAGGCACGACAGCATTGTAGAACGCATTACAAAAATGGATCCAACAATTGGCGAGACTTCCCGACTGAATCCCCTATTTGTGGCAGAAATGATGGGATTCCCGACGGACTGGACGGTATTACCTTTTCAAAATGGCGACGTGAAACGATCAAAGGATATGGCAATGCTGTAGTGCCGTTAGAAGTACTAGAACTTTTTAAAATGATTGAAGAAATTAATAACCTAAAATTGTAA
- a CDS encoding nucleoid-associated protein encodes MINLYNTRIESIALHRIGNKNKGEKLQTSNETIELDDEMHSLLKEYFLKAFRSTKEEYQAFYHEEDIAFHEMNSIIQSMFERTESFVNNSQAIASRLYDQSVHPHIRSGELYVVEFSNCVVDNEKCNAIGIFKSEVKQDFLQFDEGAPNIRMLLQQGVNLNKLDKGAIIFNTPSDGHKILTVDSNRYDAKYWLDDFLGVDVFEDSHFFTRKYLKFCTAFADDVILPAEDKKEQIMFMNRTINHFAKNDDFDESAFLIEVLDNPDLLPEYHHYKSEVGPKYSIEDLTHFPISNTAVNESRKLIKGTINLDTNISIKVGHVNNETADKYLEKGWDEDKQMYYYLVYYNREEKK; translated from the coding sequence ATGATCAACCTATACAACACACGTATTGAATCCATTGCCTTGCACCGCATAGGTAACAAGAACAAAGGTGAAAAGCTACAAACCAGCAATGAAACCATTGAGCTCGATGACGAAATGCATTCACTGCTCAAGGAATATTTCCTAAAAGCATTTCGCTCTACAAAGGAAGAATATCAAGCCTTTTACCATGAAGAAGATATTGCCTTTCATGAAATGAATTCAATAATTCAATCCATGTTTGAGCGTACAGAATCCTTTGTAAATAACAGTCAAGCAATTGCCAGTAGGTTATACGATCAATCTGTTCACCCACATATACGCAGCGGTGAACTCTATGTTGTTGAATTTTCCAATTGTGTTGTTGATAATGAAAAATGTAACGCGATTGGGATCTTTAAATCTGAGGTAAAACAAGATTTCCTGCAGTTTGATGAAGGTGCTCCCAATATTAGAATGTTGTTGCAGCAAGGTGTGAACCTCAATAAACTTGATAAGGGTGCCATCATTTTCAATACCCCAAGCGATGGTCATAAGATACTAACTGTGGACAGCAACCGGTATGATGCAAAATACTGGCTGGATGATTTCTTAGGCGTTGATGTGTTTGAGGATTCCCATTTCTTCACTCGCAAGTATCTAAAGTTTTGCACTGCATTTGCAGACGACGTGATCCTGCCAGCTGAGGATAAGAAGGAACAAATCATGTTTATGAATCGCACGATCAACCATTTTGCAAAGAATGATGATTTTGACGAAAGCGCATTCCTGATTGAAGTATTGGATAATCCAGACCTATTGCCAGAATACCACCATTACAAATCTGAGGTAGGACCTAAATACAGTATTGAGGACCTAACCCACTTCCCTATTTCAAACACGGCCGTAAATGAATCTCGCAAATTGATCAAGGGAACGATCAACCTGGACACTAATATTTCCATTAAAGTAGGACACGTCAATAACGAGACAGCAGATAAATACCTCGAGAAAGGATGGGATGAAGATAAACAGATGTACTACTACCTAGTGTACTATAACCGTGAAGAAAAGAAGTGA
- a CDS encoding helix-turn-helix domain-containing protein produces the protein MKIRIAHNISYLIDEKTSGQNDFAEIFGIKQGSVSSYASGRVKPKLDLIVQIAEYFKISLDDLITGDLQKDSYLAKEPSAIYKVSNQLNETIDNLTEKIKLQQQLLQAKDNNIKALEETVQILKSTNQALTGKAAS, from the coding sequence TTGAAAATCCGTATTGCACATAATATCAGCTACTTAATTGATGAAAAAACATCAGGTCAAAATGATTTTGCCGAGATTTTCGGAATCAAACAGGGGTCAGTAAGTAGTTATGCTAGTGGAAGAGTGAAGCCAAAACTGGACTTAATCGTTCAGATAGCTGAATATTTTAAGATATCACTAGATGATCTAATTACCGGAGATCTTCAAAAAGATAGTTACTTAGCAAAAGAACCTTCTGCTATTTATAAGGTTTCCAACCAACTTAATGAAACCATTGATAACCTGACTGAAAAAATTAAGTTACAACAACAACTATTGCAAGCTAAAGATAACAACATCAAGGCACTGGAAGAAACGGTGCAAATACTTAAATCTACCAACCAGGCACTTACAGGAAAGGCCGCCAGTTAA
- a CDS encoding DUF2490 domain-containing protein, with protein sequence MMMFLVFAFAKAQEPQIIPEESKFKDVKTKYWINTYGNIRISKRLFWIAQTHFRLEETENTPYVGQFAQIYNRHAIGYIYDKKTNFALGGVLRLNFNTDPESEAANLIPEYRIWHQYQFAMPVYNAMAYHRLRIEHRWSKGFNEEDNYIFRNRFRYMFRVKVPLNTPKLQTKTVYVAPEAEVILQSGTPVVASPLEDVRLNTTIGYIINPRLTVAAGFMYSFGQTLDNGGNYNQNYTARLHVYFSPDFRKVKNRLPDIHFRD encoded by the coding sequence ATGATGATGTTTTTGGTTTTCGCTTTCGCGAAAGCGCAGGAACCACAAATCATACCAGAAGAGTCAAAGTTCAAGGACGTCAAGACCAAATACTGGATTAACACCTATGGCAATATACGTATCTCAAAAAGGTTGTTCTGGATAGCACAAACTCATTTCAGATTAGAAGAAACTGAAAATACGCCTTACGTAGGTCAATTCGCTCAAATCTACAACCGTCATGCCATAGGATACATCTATGACAAGAAGACTAATTTTGCCCTTGGTGGTGTGTTGAGGCTCAATTTTAATACAGATCCAGAAAGTGAAGCGGCAAACCTTATTCCAGAATACCGTATCTGGCATCAATATCAGTTTGCTATGCCGGTATATAATGCCATGGCTTATCATAGACTGCGTATCGAGCATCGATGGTCAAAGGGTTTTAATGAAGAGGATAACTATATTTTTAGAAATCGCTTCCGCTATATGTTTAGAGTCAAGGTACCGCTCAACACACCTAAACTTCAAACAAAGACAGTTTATGTAGCGCCAGAGGCAGAAGTGATTCTTCAAAGTGGAACGCCGGTCGTGGCCAGTCCGTTAGAAGACGTCCGCCTCAATACCACTATAGGTTACATAATAAATCCACGTTTGACGGTAGCGGCTGGATTTATGTATAGTTTTGGACAAACACTGGATAATGGCGGTAATTATAACCAGAATTACACAGCACGACTACATGTATACTTCTCACCAGACTTCCGTAAAGTTAAGAACAGACTGCCAGACATTCATTTTAGAGATTGA